AACGTCATGTGGGAAAGTAGGCCGCTGCCAAAGATTGTTCCAGAACCCCTCGCTGCGTTGCGCGCGAGGGGTTCTTTTGTTATCTATCCTTCGGGGCACGTCCGGTATCCGGCCCGACGCTCTGCCTGAAGGCGTTGCGCCCTGCTCGCGCTGCTACCCCTTCCTGACGGCATCCTGCCGATCCTTCCTGCGTTTTTTCGTCATCACGCGCTTTCCCTCCGCCCGCCTGAGGCAAACAACGAAAGCCTTCCGCGCCAAAGCTAGCTAGAATGAAAACGGAGTCAGTCACTTCCGATGCTTTGCGCGTAACGCTGAATCCCTGTGGCTCGTCGTCTCTGCCTGAATAGTGGTCTCTCTGGCAGATCTCTTCTCCCGCGTCCCTCTGTTGTTGACTTTTTGGGAGCGCGCCGGAGCCCGCAACAAAGAGCCATCCATATTCTGCAAGAAGGACGCGATAAATCTCTGCCATGCCGCTAGCTCTGTTCCGGCGCTGGAAGTGTTCGTGGACAGCATTTATAAAGAAAGTATGCCGCCAAGTATGCTCTTCGGGGGATCGGTTGACTGCCACCGCTCATTTCCGCGTAGCTGGGCAGCAGGCAAAGAAACACACCCCAAATGTAAGGGGAGTGAACAGTAAAGATATTATCTTGCAAATTCAACATGGATACCGTTTGCGTGAAGCTTCGGTATTCGATGGCACGATAGTTGTCATTGATACCATTGCCGTGGCAAGCGAGGTTGCCGACAATATGTATCAGCGGTCAAAGTTGGATTACTTGATTTAATGCTCCGTGGGAATATGATGATTGGAGTCTTAACGGAGCCCCGGAGAAGTATCTGAAACCGGCCACACAGTATAAGCCCGTTGATAGTTGATTGCCTTATTGTCCGGATGTCTCAAAAAAGATACAAACAAATTTTCGTATTGCTATTATTCGAGATTTAGAATATAATATTATTAGTATATATGGAGGCGTGGTTATGGAATTTATGTCTGCAAGAGAAGCTGCTGCTAAATGGGGGATTTCCCAAAGACGAGTTGCAGTTCTTTGCTCTGAAAGTCGAATCGATAACGCCACAATGGTCGGCAATATGTGGATTATCCCGACTACTGCCGAAAAGCCGATTGATGCGAGAAGTATCCGCTATGTGCAGAGTAATGGTAATAAGGTAAAACCATTTTTGAAATGGGCAGGCGGCAAAGGTCAGCTCCTTTCCGAAATTGAAAAATACTATCCTTTTGCAGATGGAAAAATAACAAAATACGCCGAGCCCTTTGTCGGCGGTGGTGCTGTCTTGTTCGATATTCTAAGCAAATATGATTTGAAAGAAGTTTATATCAGCGACATCAACGCAGAACTTATTAATACCTATCGCATTATTCGCGACGATATTGATGAGTTAATTGCAATGCTCGCAGTTATGCAGAATGAATTTGTTCCGATGGATACTGAGCAT
This genomic window from uncultured Desulfovibrio sp. contains:
- a CDS encoding DUF6061 family protein; translation: MPLALFRRWKCSWTAFIKKVCRQVCSSGDRLTATAHFRVAGQQAKKHTPNVRGVNSKDIILQIQHGYRLREASVFDGTIVVIDTIAVASEVADNMYQRSKLDYLI